The following DNA comes from Musa acuminata AAA Group cultivar baxijiao chromosome BXJ1-4, Cavendish_Baxijiao_AAA, whole genome shotgun sequence.
ATTCATTCTCGTTTGTGATATTAATCATGAATTTGAATTAGTAGATTCTGGCATATCTCATTCTCGTTTGTGATATAATTCATGAACTTGAATTAGTAGATTCTGACACATCTCATTCTCGTTTATGATATTAATCATGAACTTGAATTAGTAGATTCTGACGCTTAATACATCTCATTCTCGTTTGTGATATTAATCATAAACTTGAATTAGTAGATTCTGACGCTTAATATGTCTCATTCTCGTTTGTGATATTAATCATGAACTTGAATTAGTAGATTCATAGATTCATTCTCGTTTGTGATATTAATCATGAATTTGAATTAGTAGATTCTGGCATATCTCATTCTTGTTTGCGATATAATTCATGAACTTGAGTTAGTAGATTCTGACACATCTCATTCTCGTTTATGATATTAATCATGAACTTGAATTAGTAGATTCTGACGCTTAATACATCTCATTCTCATTTGTGATATTAATCATAAACTTGAATTAGTAGATTCTGACGCTTAATATGTCTCATTCTCGTTTGTGATATTAATCATGAACTTGAATCAATAGATTTTGACGCTTAATACATCTCATCATGTTTATGATCGAATGATATGCATAATCATTTCTTACGCTTAATATATTTCAGCATGTCATTAAGGAGACATACGATCTTTAAGGAGACGTGCCCGATTGTTAAGATGTTGTGTACGATATAAAGGTCAATGGCTAATCCAATTGTTAACTATCATCATGCATGGCCTCAATTCTTAAATTAATATTTCTTTGACTAGAGATAATCCAAAAGTATCATATGATAAATCTTCCTAAAAACAAAAAAAGTCTCGCATTGTGCTCGAATGGTTGaaaggatagatagatagatagatagatagatagataatctTCCTTCTCATCTTAGGATTAATGTAGAAAAATCTCATGAACTTAAACCATAATTATAAAGCTATGAAGATTATAGCAAATGTGGAGCATCTGATATTTCAACTTCCTCCACTGTATGCTGAATCATTATATTGTTGGATAGATTGGTGAATGTGAAAATATAGTTTCCTTTGGAGAACAAAGAAACTTGCATATTAAGTTAAAGAACAAATCCATTTAGAAGGCAATGAGATAAGTAATAGTATAACACTGATAATAgacatattttttctttttaaagcatTATTCTCCTACTTCCATAACTTGCTATTTCTTTATCTAGTTTCGACGTCGTCGGTAAATTCCCTGCAAATTATTTTTTGTTCCTGAGaagaatattatttgattttgaagtatatatatatatatatatatatatatatatatatatatatatatatatatatatatatatatgtatatataaaacaCAAGTATGGTCATGGATTGTTGCAAAAgagaaatcataaaaataaaagaaaaatcaacattCTATTCTCATGTTCATGTGGAAAATTAATTATCATTTATCATATGAGACAAAGTTACAAGTGCTCTTGATACATCCTCTCACTTACATCTCAAAAGAATCACTGGAAAATTCCCAATTGCACTCGCAATATCCTTTCACATCCTCTTCCATGAATCTAAAGATAGATAGATTTGGCACTAATAGAATGATTCAACACTAGTATTCACTATTGCTGTATTTCACAGAAGAATTCTTTCCAGACTTGGATTTCTTCTCCTGCAAGAACACTGGAATCCAATATTAGTACATATCGAATGTGCAATTTCGATGAAACAAAGAGAATAGTTTTATTGCAGTCCGATCTGCTGCATCTTCATCTGCATCATCAGCATCATCCTCTTCATGGAGTCAATCCCAGAAGGGGGCAGCTATAAAATGAGCAGAGGTCACCGGGCAATTCAACCAAACCCAACACTCAATAATCTTCTTGCGCGAGAGATTCTTCCGTTACATGGCAGCGCTTACGTCAATCATCCGACGTACGGTCTCGGATGGTAACCTCGAGGCGGAGCTCGATCTCCTCGTCGAGGTTCGTCGATCTTTTCGCTACATCGCCATAGATACGGAGTTCACGGGCGTCGTCGATTCCGCTCCTCCCGATGCTTCCGGAGAAGCGCTATATCACGTCGTCAAACAAAACGTCGACAATGCGAAGCTGATACAACTCGGAATCACCTTGTTCGACTATCACCGCAGCACTGTGGGCTGGTGCTGGGAGTTCAACTTCTCCGATATCTTTCCAAGGCGGCCTCTTCTGTCGAATGACTCCATCTACTTGTTGCTCCGAAGCGGCCACAATTTCGAGAGAAACCTGCTAGAGGGGATCAGCGGCGAGATGTGCGGCAATCTTCTACGCCAAAATCTCTTCAACGGAGACAAGGAATCCGTTTACGTCACCTTCCATGGCCTGTACGATTTTGCCTACGTGATCAAGCTGATCACCGGAGGAGCGCCGTTGCCTGATAACTTGGGACAGTTTATAGCTTCGGTGAGGAGAACGTTTGGCCATTTCTACGATCTCAAGTACATAGGAGAGCAATTAAGCAGAAGAACTTTTGGTTTAATGAGCCTTGCAAGAGAACTAGGAGTAGAAGCATATGGGATCCATCATCAAGCAGCACACGATAGTGTAACGATTGGCAGAGCGTTCATCGAGATGGAGCGGATGTGTCACGTCGAAGGGGACGAAAGGTTCGTCTCCGTCCTCTATGGCTTCAGTAACAGCATGGTCCGCGACAGGGAGAATGCGAATGCTTACTATGGTCACCACCGGTTTCAAGCTCCTCGCGCTTACTATGGTCACCACGGGTACCAAGCGCCTCACGCATACTATGGTCACTACCGGTACCAAGCTCCTCGCGCTATTCCTCCAACGATGCTTGCATTGCAACCTCATGCCGGCCTCCCGTTTCGAGTTCATGATGGTGGTTTCCCGGTGCTGCCATTTCAAGCTTATGGGGTGCCCAACTTATTGCCGTTGCATCAAGCTCATGGGGTTCCGAGTTCATCGGAGTCCCAACATGAGCAAAGCACCCTTTCATGCCACATCAATGGATTACGTTTCCGGGATCGGGTACGTGAAAGTTAGGGGTTATAGTTTTAATAGGTATAGGGATGACTTCTTTTAGTGTCCCCAGTGAGTCGTCGTCCTCGTATTCACAAGTCTTACTTCCTTGCAGTGCGAGTCGATGACCTCACTTGTTGTGTGCAACTTTGATCGGATGATACAGAAAATCCTGTTTCTCTCTTTCTTGCATTGTGTCGTTGTCCTCACTAATATGAAATGAACACCAATGTTTCTCTTATCATAAGAACTGAGAACAATATTATGCATGGATTTACCAAGGCTGTCATTTTTCTTCCATGGCAGCCTGCGAACCCTCCAGAGAAACCGAGCCTTTCAATCTCAATATATCATGTTGCATGATACACAGAACAAGCAAAATGCCTCGATGAATGCTACAAACAATTACTGATGAAtgctgctgctctctctctctcactttttgGATGTTGACATGTGCGTGATAACTCGTCGATGTAAAAAGTTACAGGAAGGAGGGTTGATTACTCGTCGATGTAAAGAGCTCCCAGCCAATGCTCTTTGTTGCTTGCATCCCCTGTATCCAGAGTACCTTCAGCGAAGGCAGCTGAGCGAGAGGGGGGAGGGATTCCCAGCGCCAGCAACCACTTAGATAGATGATGTTGAGATCGGTGAGCCATTCGGTCTTTAACCAGCTGGGATATGTGGCACCTTTATagcccatgatctctagcctcttGAGATTTGGATGTGGCCGAAGGACTTCAAGAacttcatcatcgtcatcatccacCACCTGATTCCTTTCACCAGATTGCCATTGTAACCGCAGAACACTAAGATGCTCTTTGCCGTTTAACATGGCCTCACCTGCCTTGTTCTTACTCTCCACATTCTCTAGATTCCACACGTAAAGGGATCCTCGAAGCTCGTTCAGGTCCCTCAACTCTCTTATCGGATACCCAGCTTCGGTTCTAACTTTGAAAACATGTAATCTCTCAAGGCAGGTCAGTCTCCCGATCTCTGCTATGTCGGAAATTAATTGATCAGATGCCGCAAACTTACCAGGTTCCTCATGCCCCAAGGTAAACTACGAAGCCTGCACCCATTCAGGTTCTTCGACTCTGATGCATTCATCTCCGGAAACAGACTGTGCCATATCGTGCAGTGGGTCATGTATGCCATAGTGTGTGACGAATTCCTTGTGCTGCACTTCCACGTTACCTGCTATTTGATCGCTGTTTGAAGCCGATTAAAGTTGGTGACACTTGGGTGCTGAAGATTATCACCGGATGATGCACATTCTAGGATCTCTCTCGTGAGCTCGGTATCGTCGAAGCTATCAGAGACGCAGACCCACATCCTCAGCTCAAAATGTTGTACGATTTTAGGATCATTATAGACAAGTTGTGCGAGAGTAGTTTTTCCAACCCCTCCAATGCCGACTACAGGGAGAACCGAGACTGGTTCATCGTTGGatctcagcagcagcagcagcaggtcaATTAGATTTCTGACATCGTCCTCTCGTCCGAACACCTTGGTACTGATccgatgagggtaataattgcgataagactcACGTGACGTCAGCTACATCAGGGTGACACATCACGCCTCTGTCAACTTGATGAAGCACCCGGTCAACACGGATTAGAATGCCTGCTGAAGTACATTAACACCCTGCTTAGGCTCGATCTCCCACTTCAACGGTAATATCAGACGCTATCAGAAGTACGATCTCGCTCCCTGCAGGCAGGCACATCATACAacggtaattctcactataaaaatcCTCGCTCATGAGagggagagaaaagagaggaacttAGCTAAAGAAACTCCTTCTAACGATCCACTAACTTGATtgttggaggggtcgggtcgagctccccgacccgacctttgtgcaggtgatcGTCGGAAGTCGTCCACTAAACGCCCAAGCGAGGATTCCTCCCCCGATGGAAACGGCTACCCTGTCCCGATCGGACCAGAGTGATCCCCTATTATCCGGACCCGAACTAAACCGCGACGGCGCCGAggtcacggctcaaagttgttcacGCTAACATGATCAGTGAGCTGGTTGCGCCTTTTTTGGTGCTTTGCTTCGGGCCAGTACTGCAGCGATCCAATTTAAAGAGTGTGATGGTCTCGCTCACACAACAACTCACGTGATCCAACCTTTCGATTACGCTTCTTATTCTACCTTTAGTGATCCTATCCCATGCCAGTTCAGGAGTGCCCGGGGGCCTCGAATTGCTACATGGTCTGGGAGCCGAGGAAGCAGCAGCTGCCTCCTGGTCGGAGGCGCTGCCGCCGCCTTTGAAGCTAAAGAAACTTGAAGAAAGGAGGCCACCGGCTCGGGTGGCCACATCCCTAGCAGCCTCCAAGTTGGAGACGAGGAAAGCACTCAACGGACTGCTGCTTTCACCGTCCAGTTGCTGTTGAAGGCGGCGATATTCTAACTCGTCGAGAAGGTCTTCGGCATCATAAGCGACGTCTCTGAGCTCCTTCATCCACCATACCAAGCCGTCGGATTGGGTTTTCTCTGCGCTGCTGAGTACCGATCAAATCCTGAGCATCGCAACTTGCAGCTTGTCGAGGTTGTTGCCTATGCCTCGGAGTCCGAGTCGGAGTCGCAACGTACCGATCTTCCTCCGAGTCGGAGTCGGATGATCCGATTCTGAGTAGGGAGTCGGATAATCCGATTCTGAGTCGGAGTCGGATGATTCGCTGCTTCTTacccttatatatatatgtataatgagGATGAGGACGACTCACCACCCATCCAATAGATCAAGATTTCTCATGGCAGTGACGGTCGTCACCGAAAACATCGCCGCCCAGCTCGATCTTCTAGTCGATCTCCGTCGATCTTTTCGTTATGCTGCCATAGATACAGAATTCCCTGGATTCATCCGGCTTACGCCTCCCAATGCTTCCGAGGAAGATCGGTATGCCGACGTCAAATACAACGTCGACAACATGAAGCTGATACAGCTCGGAATCACGTTATTCGATGAGAACGGCAGCACTCCATGGCAGGGCTGCTGCTGGCAGTTCAACTTCTCTGATTTCGATCCCTTGGTGCATCCTTCGTCGCCTAAGTCGCTCGAGCTGTTGCGCCGGAGCGGCCACGACCTCGAGGGAAACCGGCGAAACGGGATCAATGGCGACAAGTGGAGCAATGTTTTGCGCAACAAGCTCTTTGATAGACGCTACGGCTCCGTTTATGTCACCTTCCATGGCCTCTACGATGTGGCCTACGTGATCAAGCTGATCACCGGAGGAGCGCCGCTGCCTCCTACGTTGAGGGAGTTTATAACTGCAGCGAGGCGAGTTTTCGGTGCATTATACGACATCAAGTATATAGCAAAGAATTGCGATGGATTAAGCGGAAGAGAATTTGGCCTGACGAGGCTTGCACAAGAACTGGTAGTGGAACAAGATGGGAACCCTCATCAAGCGGCATACGACAGTCTATCAATTAGCAGAGTGTTCAACGAGATGAATCGGAGGTATAACATCGGAGGGAACGAGAGGTTCGACTCTGTTCTTTATGGCTTAGAGAACAGTTGCACGGAGAGCAAGAAGAGGTATCAAAGAGGTGCCATGGCCTATCATCCAAACTACGTTGGGCAGTACGGGTTCCAAGCTCACAGTGGAAtccctcccctccccccccccccgatgTTTGTGTTCCTACCTCAAGTCGGCCCGCCGTTGCATCAAGCTCATGGGGTTCCGAGTTCACCGGAGTCCCGACAACAGCAAAACACCCTTTCATGCCACGGATACGTTTCCGGGATGGGGAACGTGAAAGTTAGGCGTTAAGCTTTGAGTATTAATAGGTATAGGGATGACTTCTTTTAGTGTCCCAGTGAGTCGTCGTCCTCGTATTCACAAGTCTTATTACTTCCTTGCAGTGCGTCTTGGAGTCGATGGCCTCACTTGTGTGCAACTTAGATCAGATGTTTTGTCCTGTTTATATCTCTTTATTGCATTGTTTATATCTCTTTATATACAGAAAATCCTGTTTTGTAGCTCTTTAATGCATTGTGTCGTTTTGTCCTCACTGATATGAAATGAACACCAATGTTTTTCTCATCAtaagaactgagaacaaaaatatGCATGGATTTACCAAGGCTGTCATTTTGCTTCCATGGCAGCATGCGAACCCTCCAGAGAAACCGAGCCTTTCAATCTCCATATATCATGTAGCATGATACACAGAACAAGCAAAATGCCTCGATAATGATGAACCTTCCTCGGCAGAAACTctttattataatattaatttttctcTGCAGAAACCTTCACTATGCTCTTTTTTATTCTCGATTCGTTGACCATGAATAAGACTGCTATAAACacgaaaatagattttcaaataatttGACTTAGATTGTGTTTAGgacattttaaaaaatactataaggtCTATAAGGGAAATGGATTAAAAAAAAGTTAGAAAAATACTTATCAAACTTGCTCATGTATACCGATGAAAAAATATTTGCAAAATATTTATGAATCCTATACCAAGTATAGGACTTATCCTGAAAAAAACTCATAATATTTTTGTACTTAGTTATAGTGTTTTTAgcaatacctatatatatatatatatatatatatatatatatatatatatatatatatatatatatatatatatatatatatatatatatatatatatattgtaactaGGGCTAGAAAATTGGGAAGGAAAGGGAGGGGGAACAATGTATAAATGATTGGCTAACAAATCTTAGGTATATTGGGAATTAGGCAAAGAAGTAGGTACTGTGAGGAAAATTTGATAAAGAGGCTCGCATATAGTGGCTCGAATTCCCCAAACTGCTGTCTTCCGGTTATCTGTCCGAAGTCAGCAGTTATTATCTGTCCGAAGTCAGCAGTTAAGCTTCGTATCAAGCAATCCGATAGTCCATATGATACTGACATGACGGGCATACTTGCGGTGATAAGCCTGCATAAGTCAACTACTTCGGTGTTAAGCCTTCGTCCATGTGTCCAAAAAAATCTGCAGGTGTATCTATCAGCCTATTTTGTGcagtttattcttcttcttcttcgtccatCCGAGGCTGAGATTTGAGCTTCTTGTCAAGAAAAATTCAATCTTCCAGATGATACTGAATTGTATGGTGACTTCTGTCTCACGCCATAAACTTCAATGTCAAGTATTTATGTTCTTCCAAGCTTGCACTTGCGAGGAAGCtgcagaaaaaatagaaacttgcaATTATATGATCGACCATATAACTTGTGTATGTAATTTACTGGTTGATGTTTTCTATCATGTAAATACTTGATATCCTGTCTCTTTCTCACATACTACTTTCCTAGATCCTTCCTCCGTCATTCCATGATATATTCCTCAGAGTtcattgtctttttttttctatgatcatcaccaTTGCCAAAATGTTTGGAAGCCAGAAATTGTTTTTCTCGATCCTCTTCCTCTCAACAGCTCTCTTTCTAACCGGAGCAGCTAATATTAATATTGGTGCGATAGTCAACACCACTTTACGCATCGGAAGGGAACAGAAGGTAGCGATGGAGATCGCAGCCCAACATTTCAACTCCTCTTCATCGCCAATTTTTCTGGGTGTCAGCGAATTAAACAGCAGCGATCCCTTCGAAGTGATCACAAGAGGTAGTACGTTGATTCCGCTTGTGTCATGGATTAGCTGCTTCTTTGTTGCTAATGGCATGCATGCGTGCGTTTGTGGGTTTGCAGCTAAAGATCTCATTAGCTGGGGAGCGGATGCAATCATCGGCATTGGAACATGGCCCGAGGTCGCAACGGTACTATCTCTTTCCGCAACACCAACCTGGTCATCGACCATGCCGTTCGTGGTTCAGATGTCGTATCCAGCCACTGGCGAGGTGCGCTGTCTTGCTGCCATCATAAGATCGTTTAACTGGAGGCGAGTCATCGTCATCTACGAAAAAGATATATATGGCAGTTCCTCCGGAGTCCTCGCTCTCTTTTCCGATGCTCTTCGAGACAGTGGTTCACAGATCGACTACCATATAGCCTTCCCACCATTGCGCACAGTCTCTAACGCAACCGATATGATCCGCCGAACGTTGACGGGCATTCCGCGACACCTATCGAAGGTGTTCGTCCTCATCCGATCCTCACTAGAGCTGACCGTGGAATTGTTCCAGCAGGCAAACGATATGGGAATGATGGCCAAGGATCATGTATGGATCGTGAATGACGACGTCACCGCCCTCCTCGACTCCACTCTCACCCCTTCCTTCATCTCTTCCTACATGCAAGGCGTGATCGGAATCAGCACCTACTTCAACACCACCACCAGCTCCTACCACGCCTTCTCTTCTGATTTCCGGCATCGATTCAAGCAAGAGTACAAGCTCAAAGGGGAGCATCTTTTCGAACCAGGGAGGCATGCAGTCGGAGCTTATGATGCAGTGCACGCTATCGCCAACGCAGCAGCAGCAATAGCAACTAAGGCTGAGACCGGAAGTGTCACAACGTTACAAGGTATCCTCTCGACCAACTTTCCTGGTTTGAGCGGCTTTATAGAATTCACAAGAGATGGGCTTTTACCTGAGTGGAGAGGCCACTCGACCTTTCGTGTGCTAAACGTAGTAGGGAAGAGTTACAAGGACCTAGGGTTTTGGTCAGAAGGACATGGTTTCTTTGAGAACGAAGCAGACATAAGCCGCCCTGGGGGAGTAGTAGATGTCTTGCGTCCAGTTTTCTGGCCGGGAGGCACAGACAAGATCCCAGGAGGATGGGGAACGTTGAAGATTGGAATACCTAATGCCACATCCTTCGATCAATTCGTTAAGGTGGAGTATGACAAAGATGGGAAGCTGCAGCCTACTGGATTCTGCATGGATGTCTTCCGGGAGATTCTGAAACACCTCAACTATGATCTAATTTATGAGTTCGAAGCTTTCAATGGCTCCTATGATGATCTCGTTAATAAGGTCCCTTCCCAGGTACCAGACACATCTCTGTTGACTTTGACTCTTTCTTCGTAGACTTTCTTATATAGATCATTAAAAATGAGAAGGTCGACCGAGACGACTTCGTAAGACTTTCTTATATAAAAGGAAACTACGTGGAAGCAGACGAAAGAGAGCAGTTCTCATGATATCAATTCTGATGCGAGAAAGGTATTCTTGCAGGAAGTGGATGCTGTGGTGGGGGACATCACAATCCTAGCAAAGCGGGCAGTGAATGCTACGTTTACTGAGCCCTTCCTCTCATCCGGCCTTTCCATGTTGGTCCCTGTGAAGCCTAACCACACGCCATGGATGCTCACGAAGCCATTCACCAAGGAGGTGTGGTTTCTGATCCTTGCCACCCTCGTCTACACCGCGGGCGTCGTCTGGTACCTGGAGCGCGAGAGCAACCCCGAGTTCCACGGCACTCCGTGGGTGCAGCTCGGAGCTACGCTTTGGCTAATCCTCTCCAGCATCTTCTTCGCCCACGGTGAGCAAAACCGGAGCCGCCTGCCGTCGCATAGCATCTTCGTCTGTTTAACTTGTAACTCGATTTATTTTCACCGTGCAGATAGGGTTTATAGCTATTACACGAAAACAGTGGTTATAGTTTGGCTTGTCGTGGTGTTGATCTTGACGACCAGCTTCACGGCCAACCTCAGCTCCATTTTAATCATTGAGAAGCTGGAACCGGTGCCACCAGGCAGTAGGGTTGGCTGTGATGGAGACTCGTTCGTTCTCAAGTACCTTCAGCAAGTGTTGCTCTATAACAAGAGCAGAATTGAGACGATTGGCCAACCAGAAGAATACGTCAAAGCCTTCAAGAGTGGGAACATCACGGCGGCCTACCTCGAGACGCCGTATCTCAGGGTCTTCCTCTCCCagcatcaagatttcagtgtcatTGGGGAGACACACAGGCTCGGAGGCTTCGGCTTTGTGAGTATTACTACTTTGCTCTGCTGATCCAATTATGCTACATGGTTGAGATGGCATCCTAGCAATCATGCATTTCGTCGACAGATAGAGatgctttcttatttttcttaacCAAGCATTTTAACAGATACTTTAGGAATATGCATTCCCCAACCGAGCACTTCTGTTCATATCAATCTTCTTCTCCGACACAGGTGTTCCCTATACATTCTCTTCTGGCGGACGACTTCTCCGAAGTCATACTACAACTAGAAGAGAACGGGACACTGAAAGAGCTGGAAAACAAATGGTTCACCATTACCTTGTCCAACTCCTCCCCACTGGACGACAAGAGGGAGAGTGACAGCCTCAGCCTGGACTGCTTCTGGGCACTTTTCCTCTGCACGGGCTGCACCTCCACCATCGTCTTGCTTCTGAACGGGACCGGCACATCGGTAGCAGTCCTGCGCCGAAGCTTTATGGTGCTTTGGCGTTCCACCAGAAATCTCAGTCCAAGAGAAGGTTTAGAGCTTCCCATGGTGGTGCAGATATCTTCACACCAAGAAGATAATCATCATGCAAACACCATTGATATCGTTTAAGACAAATATATATGAAATGTATATACTTGTACTCACATGCTTGTGTCAACAATAAATAGACAACCTTAGATTGATTCATGGATATGTAGTAGTGCTCTACACGATAAGCATTGTGATACATTGGTCTCTGTTATTAGTCGAAGCAATATGTTTACCTAATCATAGTAAGAATGGGAGTCGAGCTCGATATGAAATATGTATTTCTAATCCTACTATGGCTCAGAAACCCTCAGCCGCCGTATATGTTGACGACGAGAGCTCACCCAGCCATTCACCCCATCACCACCCATGATCTTTTGATCGAGCTTGAGTTCACGACAAGAGAGTACTCTTCCACTAGATGTAGCTCGACGCAGTCACAGTCGTGAACGATAACATCGCCGCCCAGCTCCAGATTATTCTCGTCGAACTTTTTCCCACGTCGCCATATCCATAGACACAGATTCTGCATTCGTCCGGTCCACGCCTCGCGACCCTTCCGAGGAAGACCGGTACGGCGACGTCAAATTCAACGTCGACAACATGAAGCCGATACACGTACCATGAATCTCAAGTATGAAAGAAAAGAGATCAGAATGAATTCTCACAAAAAGACACAGATCTGAGCCATCAAACGAGCACGGAGGAAACATGAGACCGAAGAGGGCCGGAGTTCTTGGTTTCAGCATTCCTCTCGGTCCTTTTGCTGCTCTGCTGTTATGGTCGAACGCACAGACAAAATGAATTGATCGAGTATTGATTGGTCGCATTAAATCGACATTGTTGTTGACCACACCGGGATCTTGTGGATGGGATAGAATGCTTGATTGATGGGGTCCGAACCGTCCGATTGGCGGTCAAGCGAGGTTTGACCAGGCTCACGTGtacaaattttaaaataatttattaattatatttaaaccgAGTTGTGAGAAGATGACGTGGCAGTCATAAAATTTATACCAAAATCACATCGAAAATTAAACTTCTTAGATTAATCATTTGTATGACACTTTCAATCATAATCATTACCATCGAAATCTTTTGATGTCTCTCTTCAATTTAGTCGGAATTTTAAATCATCTAAGTGTGagcaataaatgacaattgatatCAGGATCTGAAGTTGTCTTCCTTTCGATACAATAGCTTACTGACAAGCAATCACTGCTCATCTCTAACACTGCTCGGATAAGTTTCATTGCATCAACCTAAACACAAGAATAAAGCATAACATATTGTATATATCTACATAATTATTTCAGATATTCTAGTTGTGCTGGTAAATGGTTTTATAACGTCTGAATAGTATAATACAAATGGTAGATGGTGCAGCTGAAGACTGcttggattctgacatattatatatatatgtgtgtcataataagattattttatttagGGTTCCATCAAGTGTCCTGCTGCTCATTTTGCCTTGGGCATGAAGCAACCTATAGATTCATCTCATCAACACTCTTCTCTGCAAGGTGCAGACTTCCTTGCTTTGATGTCCACCAAAAGGATCATCATATCTGCGCATCCCAAGACCCATGTGAGCTATCTTCCCTCAATCTCCACCTTTTTGTAGGATTCCATTATTAGGGGAAGGAAACTATTCTATTTCCATCATTTCATGCGACAAAAAGATCAATGATCCAAACCCCCCTACCGTCTATAT
Coding sequences within:
- the LOC135672673 gene encoding glutamate receptor 2.7-like isoform X2, with the translated sequence MFGSQKLFFSILFLSTALFLTGAANINIGAIVNTTLRIGREQKVAMEIAAQHFNSSSSPIFLGVSELNSSDPFEVITRAKDLISWGADAIIGIGTWPEVATVLSLSATPTWSSTMPFVVQMSYPATGEVRCLAAIIRSFNWRRVIVIYEKDIYGSSSGVLALFSDALRDSGSQIDYHIAFPPLRTVSNATDMIRRTLTGIPRHLSKVFVLIRSSLELTVELFQQANDMGMMAKDHVWIVNDDVTALLDSTLTPSFISSYMQGVIGISTYFNTTTSSYHAFSSDFRHRFKQEYKLKGEHLFEPGRHAVGAYDAVHAIANAAAAIATKAETGSVTTLQGILSTNFPGLSGFIEFTRDGLLPEWRGHSTFRVLNVVGKSYKDLGFWSEGHGFFENEADISRPGGVVDVLRPVFWPGGTDKIPGGWGTLKIGIPNATSFDQFVKVEYDKDGKLQPTGFCMDVFREILKHLNYDLIYEFEAFNGSYDDLVNKVPSQEVDAVVGDITILAKRAVNATFTEPFLSSGLSMLVPVKPNHTPWMLTKPFTKEVWFLILATLVYTAGVVWYLERESNPEFHGTPWVQLGATLWLILSSIFFAHDRVYSYYTKTVVIVWLVVVLILTTSFTANLSSILIIEKLEPVPPGSRVGCDGDSFVLKYLQQVLLYNKSRIETIGQPEEYVKAFKSGNITAAYLETPYLRVFLSQHQDFSVIGETHRLGGFGFVFPIHSLLADDFSEVILQLEENGTLKELENKWFTITLSNSSPLDDKRESDSLSLDCFWALFLCTGCTSTIVLLLNGTGTSVAVLRRSFMVLWRSTRNLSPREGLELPMVVQISSHQEDNHHANTIDIV
- the LOC135672673 gene encoding glutamate receptor 2.7-like isoform X1, whose product is MFGSQKLFFSILFLSTALFLTGAANINIGAIVNTTLRIGREQKVAMEIAAQHFNSSSSPIFLGVSELNSSDPFEVITRAKDLISWGADAIIGIGTWPEVATVLSLSATPTWSSTMPFVVQMSYPATGEVRCLAAIIRSFNWRRVIVIYEKDIYGSSSGVLALFSDALRDSGSQIDYHIAFPPLRTVSNATDMIRRTLTGIPRHLSKVFVLIRSSLELTVELFQQANDMGMMAKDHVWIVNDDVTALLDSTLTPSFISSYMQGVIGISTYFNTTTSSYHAFSSDFRHRFKQEYKLKGEHLFEPGRHAVGAYDAVHAIANAAAAIATKAETGSVTTLQGILSTNFPGLSGFIEFTRDGLLPEWRGHSTFRVLNVVGKSYKDLGFWSEGHGFFENEADISRPGGVVDVLRPVFWPGGTDKIPGGWGTLKIGIPNATSFDQFVKVEYDKDGKLQPTGFCMDVFREILKHLNYDLIYEFEAFNGSYDDLVNKVPSQEVDAVVGDITILAKRAVNATFTEPFLSSGLSMLVPVKPNHTPWMLTKPFTKEVWFLILATLVYTAGVVWYLERESNPEFHGTPWVQLGATLWLILSSIFFAHGEQNRSRLPSHSIFVCLTCNSIYFHRADRVYSYYTKTVVIVWLVVVLILTTSFTANLSSILIIEKLEPVPPGSRVGCDGDSFVLKYLQQVLLYNKSRIETIGQPEEYVKAFKSGNITAAYLETPYLRVFLSQHQDFSVIGETHRLGGFGFVFPIHSLLADDFSEVILQLEENGTLKELENKWFTITLSNSSPLDDKRESDSLSLDCFWALFLCTGCTSTIVLLLNGTGTSVAVLRRSFMVLWRSTRNLSPREGLELPMVVQISSHQEDNHHANTIDIV
- the LOC135672244 gene encoding putative CCR4-associated factor 1 homolog 8, translating into MAVTVVTENIAAQLDLLVDLRRSFRYAAIDTEFPGFIRLTPPNASEEDRYADVKYNVDNMKLIQLGITLFDENGSTPWQGCCWQFNFSDFDPLVHPSSPKSLELLRRSGHDLEGNRRNGINGDKWSNVLRNKLFDRRYGSVYVTFHGLYDVAYVIKLITGGAPLPPTLREFITAARRVFGALYDIKYIAKNCDGLSGREFGLTRLAQELVVEQDGNPHQAAYDSLSISRVFNEMNRRYNIGGNERFDSVLYGLENSCTESKKRYQRGAMAYHPNYVGQYGFQAHSGIPPLPPPPMFVFLPQVGPPLHQAHGVPSSPESRQQQNTLSCHGYVSGMGNVKVRR
- the LOC135672243 gene encoding probable CCR4-associated factor 1 homolog 9, with protein sequence MAALTSIIRRTVSDGNLEAELDLLVEVRRSFRYIAIDTEFTGVVDSAPPDASGEALYHVVKQNVDNAKLIQLGITLFDYHRSTVGWCWEFNFSDIFPRRPLLSNDSIYLLLRSGHNFERNLLEGISGEMCGNLLRQNLFNGDKESVYVTFHGLYDFAYVIKLITGGAPLPDNLGQFIASVRRTFGHFYDLKYIGEQLSRRTFGLMSLARELGVEAYGIHHQAAHDSVTIGRAFIEMERMCHVEGDERFVSVLYGFSNSMVRDRENANAYYGHHRFQAPRAYYGHHGYQAPHAYYGHYRYQAPRAIPPTMLALQPHAGLPFRVHDGGFPVLPFQAYGVPNLLPLHQAHGVPSSSESQHEQSTLSCHINGLRFRDRVRES